One Yimella lutea DNA window includes the following coding sequences:
- a CDS encoding ABC transporter permease encodes MSSTPTTKGDDRVKARSPLAGLLSTPEVGALIGAVAVLVLFLTVAPPFRSVAAIGTIGYLASTIGMMAVPVALLMIGGEFDLSAGVAMTTSALVASMFAWQFSTNLWVGVIVALAVALLVGFLNGLLLVRTKLPSFLVTLGTFFILQGFNLAMTKKITGGVTSPRISDMDGFDAAQNIFAASLTIGRVNLKITVLFWILLTALGALVLAKTRLGNWILASGGDADAARAVGVPVTKVKIGLFMFVGFCAWLLGMHTLFNYGSVQSNIGVGDEFIFIIAAVVGGCLLTGGYGSVIGASLGALIYGMTNLGITYAGWNPDWLKTFLGIMLVLATLVNTYIRRQAEKR; translated from the coding sequence ATGAGTTCCACACCGACGACGAAGGGTGACGACCGGGTCAAGGCCCGGTCGCCGCTCGCCGGTCTGCTCAGCACACCCGAGGTCGGAGCGCTCATCGGAGCGGTCGCCGTCCTCGTCCTCTTCCTGACCGTCGCGCCCCCGTTCCGTTCGGTGGCGGCGATCGGCACGATCGGGTACCTCGCGTCCACCATCGGGATGATGGCGGTGCCGGTGGCGTTGCTGATGATCGGCGGCGAGTTCGACCTGTCGGCCGGTGTGGCCATGACGACGTCGGCGCTGGTCGCGTCGATGTTCGCCTGGCAGTTCAGTACCAACCTGTGGGTCGGGGTGATCGTGGCGCTCGCGGTCGCGCTGCTCGTCGGCTTCCTCAACGGGCTGTTGTTGGTGCGGACGAAGCTGCCGAGCTTCCTGGTGACGCTCGGCACCTTCTTCATCCTGCAGGGTTTCAACCTGGCGATGACCAAGAAGATCACCGGTGGGGTCACCTCGCCGCGGATCTCGGACATGGACGGGTTTGACGCGGCGCAGAACATCTTCGCGGCCTCGCTGACCATCGGCCGGGTGAACCTGAAGATCACCGTCCTGTTCTGGATCCTGCTCACCGCGCTCGGTGCGCTGGTGCTCGCCAAGACACGGCTCGGCAACTGGATCCTCGCCTCGGGTGGCGACGCGGACGCGGCCCGCGCGGTCGGCGTCCCGGTCACCAAGGTGAAGATCGGGCTGTTCATGTTCGTCGGGTTCTGCGCCTGGCTGCTGGGCATGCACACGCTGTTCAACTACGGCAGCGTGCAGTCGAACATCGGTGTCGGCGACGAGTTCATCTTCATCATCGCCGCGGTCGTCGGCGGGTGTCTGCTGACCGGCGGTTATGGCTCGGTGATCGGTGCCTCGCTCGGCGCGCTGATCTACGGCATGACCAACCTCGGCATCACCTACGCCGGCTGGAACCCCGACTGGTTGAAGACCTTCCTCGGCATCATGTTGGTGCTCGCCACTCTGGTGAACACCTACATCCGGCGACAGGCGGAGAAGCGATGA